One genomic window of Parabacteroides pacaensis includes the following:
- a CDS encoding GH92 family glycosyl hydrolase, which translates to MKKLFISIGFLCTLALVACTPATHTGRVVWSIGMPDSSTTDLALGPDGYEQFLANDFGYEDRYYLVGRDEAKKSFPYVLPGPADQWAGTGPTAGWRTHDINVLFGIADSDKTDNWELVIGIADNSAGKPPLLKVTINNQTEKYQLSAGGGDNSIMKGDLSHAKLQKLSIPIAPGVIKEGGNKITLSVLEGSWLLFDYIQLAGSEGAKLTDPSKVFIREVSAASYELEKDGRRFQPLLVDVEHLEGSPLLSVEVDGKEILREQLDTARYILEAPMPAVAQASTGSYRIKADGRLLQEGKINRSPQLLQTPAHYVDTRIGTAHSRWMIAPGPWMPFGMVKLSPDNQNSGWQAGYQPTFESVGCFSHIHEWTMTGLGMMPANGSLQIVPGDERDPDSGYRSRIDKSTEEAPLGYYKVKLTDYDILAELTATTHCGFQRYTFPSDRDSSRVLIDLHIPTEYDYQLEDIEIKKVSENRIEGFSHQLSKYVWSHDADQEYTVHFVIEFDQPIQAMGGWTNKDKKLTDHLNGRNLQDAGAWVQFNTKNASVVQARSGVSLVSIENAALNLETEITKPFNWDFDAVRANQVKVWNDLFSRVDITTSDRLEKVRFYTNMYRALCSRNTWSDVNGEWVSADEKVRRFTNPDDRALGCDAFWNTFWNLNQFWNLVTPEWSNRWVRSQLAMYDANGWLAKGPAGMEYIPVMVAEHEIPLIVSAYQMGIRGYDAEKAFEAVKKMQTTPAQKVCGGYAGNRDLLSYLKYKYVPADKGRFSNSLEYSFDDWTVAQLAKSLGKEKEYMSFAERGTWWRNAINPETGYAHMRNSDGSWVPDFDPFHSGANSQYVEGNAWQLSYFVPQDVPALAEVMGKEAFVERLEWGFEASEPWRYNAPNDQYWDYPVVQGNQQSMHFAFLFNWVGKPWLTQKWSRSIMDRYYGFGIANAYLGDEDQGQMSAWFVMNAMGLFQIEGGCNSQPVYEIGSPLYEKIVIDLGERFGRGKTFTIEAKNCSRKNKYVQSAVLNGKELHSFRFPVAELLKGGSLVLVMGSEPNEQWGVEK; encoded by the coding sequence ATGAAGAAACTATTTATTTCAATCGGCTTTTTATGCACGCTAGCACTCGTAGCATGTACTCCCGCTACGCATACCGGCAGGGTTGTATGGAGTATCGGTATGCCGGATTCTTCTACTACGGATTTGGCTCTAGGGCCTGACGGGTATGAACAATTCCTGGCAAATGATTTCGGCTACGAAGACAGATATTACCTGGTAGGGAGAGACGAGGCAAAGAAGTCTTTCCCCTATGTACTTCCGGGACCGGCTGACCAATGGGCGGGAACCGGTCCGACAGCAGGATGGAGAACGCATGATATAAATGTCTTATTCGGTATAGCGGATAGTGACAAAACGGATAACTGGGAACTTGTAATCGGTATTGCTGATAACTCTGCCGGAAAACCGCCTTTGCTAAAAGTAACAATCAATAACCAGACGGAAAAGTACCAATTATCTGCCGGAGGGGGTGATAATTCTATTATGAAAGGCGATCTGTCGCATGCTAAACTACAGAAACTTTCTATTCCTATCGCGCCCGGCGTAATTAAAGAAGGAGGCAATAAAATTACATTGTCGGTACTGGAAGGTTCTTGGCTGTTATTCGATTATATTCAGTTGGCAGGCTCCGAGGGAGCTAAATTAACAGATCCTTCCAAGGTGTTTATAAGAGAGGTATCGGCAGCTTCCTACGAATTGGAAAAAGACGGAAGGAGATTCCAGCCTTTATTAGTGGATGTGGAGCATCTGGAAGGTTCACCTCTCCTTTCCGTGGAAGTAGATGGAAAAGAAATATTAAGGGAACAACTGGATACGGCCCGGTATATCCTGGAAGCACCGATGCCGGCAGTAGCGCAAGCATCTACCGGTTCTTACCGGATAAAAGCAGATGGCCGGCTGCTTCAAGAGGGAAAAATAAACCGGTCGCCTCAACTTCTTCAAACGCCTGCTCATTATGTGGATACGCGGATTGGGACTGCGCATTCCCGCTGGATGATTGCCCCCGGTCCCTGGATGCCATTCGGTATGGTTAAACTTAGCCCGGACAACCAGAATAGCGGTTGGCAAGCCGGTTATCAACCTACGTTCGAGAGTGTGGGTTGCTTCAGCCATATTCATGAATGGACAATGACTGGCTTGGGAATGATGCCTGCCAATGGTTCTTTACAAATCGTACCGGGAGATGAAAGGGATCCTGATTCCGGCTATCGTTCCCGGATAGATAAGTCTACCGAAGAAGCTCCGCTTGGTTACTATAAGGTAAAATTAACGGATTATGATATCTTGGCAGAGCTTACGGCTACTACGCATTGCGGCTTCCAACGGTACACATTTCCTTCCGACCGGGATAGTTCCCGTGTTTTAATAGATTTACATATTCCTACTGAATATGATTATCAGTTAGAAGATATAGAAATAAAGAAAGTAAGCGAGAATAGAATAGAAGGATTCAGCCATCAATTATCTAAATATGTATGGAGCCACGATGCCGACCAGGAATATACGGTTCATTTTGTGATTGAATTTGACCAACCGATCCAAGCAATGGGGGGCTGGACGAATAAAGATAAGAAATTAACGGATCACCTAAATGGCCGCAACTTACAAGATGCAGGTGCATGGGTTCAGTTCAATACAAAAAATGCTTCCGTTGTACAGGCCCGTTCCGGTGTATCACTGGTTAGCATTGAAAATGCAGCGTTAAACTTGGAGACAGAAATAACGAAACCTTTTAACTGGGATTTCGATGCGGTACGGGCAAACCAGGTAAAAGTATGGAATGACCTGTTCAGCCGGGTGGATATTACTACGTCCGACCGTTTGGAAAAGGTTCGTTTTTATACGAATATGTATCGTGCCCTTTGTAGCCGTAATACGTGGAGTGATGTGAATGGAGAGTGGGTTTCGGCTGACGAAAAAGTACGGCGTTTCACGAACCCGGATGATAGGGCTCTGGGGTGCGATGCATTCTGGAATACATTTTGGAACTTAAACCAGTTCTGGAATCTGGTTACTCCGGAATGGAGCAACCGTTGGGTACGTTCTCAACTGGCTATGTATGATGCTAATGGTTGGCTGGCAAAAGGGCCTGCCGGCATGGAGTATATTCCGGTTATGGTGGCTGAACACGAGATACCTTTGATTGTGAGTGCCTATCAAATGGGGATCCGGGGGTATGATGCGGAAAAAGCGTTTGAGGCGGTAAAGAAAATGCAGACTACACCTGCTCAGAAAGTCTGCGGCGGATATGCCGGCAACCGGGACTTGCTTTCTTATTTGAAATATAAATACGTACCGGCAGATAAAGGCCGTTTCTCTAATTCGCTCGAATACTCGTTTGATGACTGGACGGTTGCTCAATTGGCTAAATCTCTCGGAAAGGAGAAAGAGTATATGTCTTTTGCCGAACGGGGAACATGGTGGCGGAATGCTATCAATCCGGAAACGGGGTATGCACACATGCGGAATAGTGATGGTAGCTGGGTTCCTGATTTCGATCCGTTCCACTCAGGGGCAAATAGTCAGTATGTGGAAGGAAATGCCTGGCAACTTAGTTATTTTGTTCCTCAGGATGTGCCTGCTTTAGCGGAAGTAATGGGGAAAGAGGCTTTTGTGGAACGTTTGGAATGGGGATTTGAAGCTAGTGAACCCTGGCGGTATAATGCCCCGAACGATCAGTATTGGGATTATCCGGTTGTACAGGGTAACCAACAATCGATGCACTTTGCTTTTCTCTTTAATTGGGTGGGTAAACCTTGGCTTACTCAAAAATGGAGCCGTTCCATTATGGATCGTTACTATGGCTTCGGAATCGCAAATGCTTACTTGGGGGATGAGGATCAAGGCCAGATGAGTGCTTGGTTCGTGATGAATGCGATGGGTTTGTTCCAAATAGAGGGTGGATGTAATTCCCAACCGGTATACGAAATAGGGAGTCCTTTATATGAAAAGATTGTCATTGACCTGGGGGAACGTTTCGGCCGGGGAAAGACTTTTACTATCGAGGCAAAAAACTGTTCGCGGAAGAATAAGTATGTTCAGAGTGCTGTGCTGAACGGGAAAGAATTGCACTCGTTCCGTTTCCCTGTCGCAGAGTTGTTGAAAGGGGGGAGTCTGGTGCTTGTTATGGGTTCGGAACCGAATGAACAGTGGGGTGTTGAGAAATAG
- the rplQ gene encoding 50S ribosomal protein L17 has protein sequence MRHNKKFNHLGRTNTHRAAMLSNMACSLIKHKRIFTTTAKAKELRKYVEPLITKSKEDTTHSRRVVFSNLKDKYAVTELFQEVAQKIGDRPGGYTRIIKTGNRLGDNASMCFIELVDYNENMLKEKVAKKSSRTRRSSKKKVSEDTSVVEETQATEVAPEASVSEEKAAE, from the coding sequence ATGAGACATAATAAAAAATTTAATCATTTAGGCCGTACGAACACGCACCGTGCTGCGATGCTATCCAATATGGCTTGTTCTTTGATTAAACATAAGAGAATCTTCACTACCACTGCTAAAGCTAAAGAACTTCGTAAGTATGTAGAACCTCTTATTACTAAATCAAAAGAAGATACTACTCATTCAAGACGTGTTGTATTCAGCAATTTGAAAGATAAATATGCTGTAACAGAACTCTTCCAGGAAGTAGCTCAAAAAATCGGAGATCGTCCCGGCGGTTACACCAGAATTATAAAGACTGGTAATCGTTTAGGTGACAATGCTTCTATGTGCTTCATTGAATTAGTTGATTACAATGAAAACATGTTGAAAGAAAAGGTTGCTAAGAAATCTAGCAGAACACGTCGTTCATCTAAGAAAAAAGTATCAGAAGATACTTCAGTAGTAGAAGAAACTCAGGCAACAGAAGTTGCACCGGAAGCCTCTGTATCAGAGGAAAAAGCTGCAGAATAA
- the eno gene encoding phosphopyruvate hydratase — protein sequence MEIVKVHGREILDSRGNPTVEVDVLLASGAFGRAAVPSGASTGENEAIELRDGDKSRYGGKGVLKAVDNVNNIIAPALLGISALNQRYIDKKLIELDGTKTKSNLGANAMLGVSLAVAKAAANYLDLPLYRYIGGTNAYVMPVPMMNIINGGSHSDAPIAFQEFMIRPVGAVSFREGLRMGAEVFHALKKVLHDRGLSTAVGDEGGFAPALNGTEDALGSIMKAIEDAGYTPGKDVTIALDCASSEFYENGVYDYTRFEGAKGVKRTSEQQAAYLAELISRYPIDSIEDGMDENDWDGWKMLTAMIGNRCQLVGDDLFVTNVEFLRKGIEQCCANSILIKVNQIGTLTETLDAIEMAQRNGYTTVTSHRSGETEDATISDIAVATNSGQIKTGSLSRSDRMAKYNQLLRIEEELGDLSQYGYKKIEKHC from the coding sequence ATGGAAATTGTAAAAGTACATGGAAGAGAAATCCTGGATTCACGTGGTAACCCTACAGTAGAAGTTGACGTGTTATTGGCGTCAGGGGCTTTTGGTCGTGCAGCAGTACCTTCCGGCGCATCAACCGGTGAAAATGAAGCGATAGAACTTCGTGACGGAGATAAAAGCCGTTACGGTGGAAAAGGAGTTTTAAAGGCCGTAGATAATGTGAATAACATTATTGCTCCGGCGTTATTAGGAATAAGCGCACTTAATCAACGTTACATAGATAAAAAACTCATTGAATTAGATGGTACGAAAACCAAATCTAATTTAGGAGCCAATGCCATGTTAGGAGTTTCGTTAGCTGTTGCGAAAGCTGCTGCGAATTATTTAGACCTACCTTTGTACCGATATATCGGAGGAACGAATGCGTATGTGATGCCCGTTCCCATGATGAACATTATTAATGGAGGTTCACATTCGGATGCTCCTATTGCTTTCCAGGAATTTATGATTCGTCCGGTAGGAGCCGTTAGTTTCCGTGAGGGATTACGGATGGGAGCCGAAGTATTCCATGCATTGAAGAAAGTGCTTCACGATCGTGGATTAAGTACGGCAGTAGGGGATGAAGGAGGATTTGCTCCCGCACTAAATGGAACAGAAGATGCCTTAGGTTCTATTATGAAAGCAATTGAGGATGCAGGTTATACTCCCGGAAAAGACGTAACCATTGCCTTGGATTGTGCTTCATCCGAATTTTATGAAAACGGAGTATACGATTATACTCGCTTTGAAGGAGCCAAAGGCGTAAAACGCACATCAGAACAACAAGCCGCTTATCTTGCCGAGCTTATCTCCCGGTATCCTATCGATTCGATTGAAGACGGGATGGATGAAAATGACTGGGACGGCTGGAAGATGCTTACCGCTATGATAGGCAACCGTTGCCAGTTAGTAGGTGATGATTTGTTTGTAACCAATGTAGAGTTTTTGCGCAAAGGCATTGAACAATGCTGTGCCAATTCCATTCTTATTAAAGTAAACCAGATCGGTACACTTACGGAAACATTGGACGCGATAGAAATGGCACAGCGCAACGGATATACTACCGTCACTTCCCATCGTTCCGGTGAAACGGAAGATGCGACTATTTCCGATATTGCTGTAGCTACTAATTCAGGGCAAATCAAAACCGGCTCATTAAGTCGTTCGGACCGTATGGCTAAATATAACCAATTACTTCGGATAGAAGAAGAATTAGGTGATTTGTCCCAATACGGTTATAAAAAGATTGAAAAGCATTGCTAA
- a CDS encoding Kelch repeat-containing protein yields the protein MKNKRLFLLFWALLPLLTVSCVDDDDEELIGTWYRMSDFDGLARSYASSFTIGNKGYIVGGYNGKTQRLSDTWEYDMEQDFWTQKASFPGKARQAGTAFAIDEKGYFGTGYDAENYYNDFWEYDPASNTWSEKATYPGSGRYGTVSFSIAGKGYIGCGYDGNYLKDFYAYNPSANSWEQIISIGGSKRVGATAFVIGDKAYVCCGENNGDYPDDFWTYDPSTATWTQLRDISNSNSDEDYDDDYTIVRRNAAAFVIDGCAYLTCGEQSGVRTDTWKYYPSTDLWEEVRKFKGSARSNAVTFSNGSRGFIATGGTQTLHFDDIWELHPYEYDDDEY from the coding sequence ATGAAAAATAAAAGATTGTTCCTGCTCTTCTGGGCTCTTCTTCCTCTGCTGACGGTTTCCTGTGTGGACGACGATGATGAGGAGTTAATCGGTACTTGGTATAGAATGTCGGATTTTGACGGACTGGCTCGTAGTTATGCTTCGTCTTTTACGATTGGTAATAAAGGGTATATCGTCGGAGGATACAATGGAAAAACCCAGCGGTTAAGCGATACGTGGGAATATGATATGGAACAGGATTTCTGGACACAAAAGGCTTCGTTTCCCGGGAAGGCACGCCAGGCGGGTACAGCTTTTGCCATAGATGAAAAAGGTTATTTCGGGACAGGGTATGATGCGGAAAATTATTACAATGATTTTTGGGAGTACGATCCGGCTTCGAATACCTGGAGCGAAAAGGCTACTTATCCGGGGTCGGGCCGTTACGGGACTGTTAGTTTCAGCATTGCCGGAAAAGGGTATATAGGTTGCGGATATGACGGGAATTACCTGAAAGATTTTTATGCTTACAATCCTTCGGCTAATTCGTGGGAGCAGATTATCAGTATCGGAGGTAGTAAACGGGTCGGAGCCACAGCTTTTGTTATTGGTGACAAAGCGTATGTCTGCTGTGGCGAAAATAACGGAGATTACCCGGATGATTTCTGGACGTACGATCCTTCTACTGCAACATGGACGCAATTACGTGATATTTCCAATTCTAACAGTGATGAAGATTATGACGATGATTATACGATTGTACGTAGAAATGCTGCCGCTTTCGTAATTGACGGGTGTGCTTACCTTACGTGCGGCGAGCAAAGCGGCGTACGTACGGATACATGGAAGTATTATCCTTCTACCGATTTATGGGAAGAGGTGAGGAAGTTTAAAGGTTCCGCCCGGTCCAATGCCGTCACATTCTCGAATGGTTCCCGGGGATTTATCGCAACGGGCGGAACCCAAACATTACACTTCGATGATATTTGGGAATTGCATCCGTACGAATATGATGACGATGAATATTAA
- the rpsM gene encoding 30S ribosomal protein S13, with product MAIRIVGVDLPQNKRGEVALTYIYGIGRSRANTILSEAGIDRDIKVKDWTDEQAAKVREIIGSNFKVEGDLRSEVQLNIKRLMDIGCYRGVRHRLGLPLRGQKTKNNSRTRKGKKKTVANKKKATK from the coding sequence ATGGCTATAAGAATAGTTGGTGTAGACTTACCACAAAACAAAAGAGGTGAAGTGGCCTTGACTTATATCTATGGAATAGGTCGCAGCAGAGCAAACACTATATTGTCAGAAGCAGGAATTGACCGTGACATTAAGGTAAAAGACTGGACTGATGAACAAGCTGCTAAAGTACGTGAAATTATCGGGTCAAACTTTAAAGTTGAAGGAGACCTTCGTTCTGAAGTTCAACTTAACATCAAACGTTTGATGGATATCGGTTGTTACAGAGGGGTACGTCATCGTCTCGGATTACCTTTGAGAGGTCAAAAGACTAAGAACAACTCTCGTACTCGTAAGGGTAAGAAGAAAACTGTTGCAAACAAGAAAAAAGCTACTAAATAA
- the rpsK gene encoding 30S ribosomal protein S11 — MAKKTVAAKKRNVKVDAYGQAHIHSSFNNIIISLANSEGQVISWSSAGKMGFRSSKKNTPYAAQMAAQDCAKVAFDLGLRKVKVYVKGPGNGRESAIRTIHGAGIEVTEIIDVTPLPHNGCRPPKKRRV; from the coding sequence ATGGCAAAGAAAACAGTCGCAGCAAAAAAGAGAAACGTAAAAGTTGACGCTTACGGTCAGGCACATATTCATTCATCTTTCAATAATATTATTATTTCACTTGCTAATAGTGAAGGACAAGTAATCAGTTGGTCGTCTGCAGGTAAGATGGGGTTCAGAAGTTCTAAAAAGAATACTCCTTATGCAGCTCAAATGGCAGCACAAGATTGTGCTAAGGTAGCTTTTGACCTTGGTTTGAGAAAAGTAAAAGTATATGTAAAAGGACCGGGGAACGGACGTGAATCAGCTATCCGGACTATTCACGGTGCAGGAATTGAAGTAACCGAAATTATCGATGTTACTCCATTGCCACACAATGGATGTCGTCCTCCTAAAAAGAGAAGAGTATAA
- the ykgO gene encoding type B 50S ribosomal protein L36, translating into MKVRASLKKRTPECKIVRRKGRLYVINKKNPKYKQRQG; encoded by the coding sequence ATGAAAGTAAGAGCATCTTTGAAGAAGCGCACACCCGAATGCAAAATTGTAAGACGTAAGGGTCGCTTATATGTAATAAACAAGAAAAATCCTAAGTATAAACAACGTCAAGGATAA
- a CDS encoding DNA-directed RNA polymerase subunit alpha, translating into MAILAFQKPDKVLMLEADNFFGKFEFRPLEPGYGITVGNALRRILLSSLEGFAITSIKIDGVEHEFGTIPGVIEDVTNIILNLKQVRFKHIVDDIENEKVSITVSGSEVFKAGDIGKQMSGFEVLNPDLVVCHLDPSASFQIELTINKGRGYVPADENRDPNADVHTIAIDSIFTPIRNVKYAIENFRVEQKTDYEKLVLEIATDGSIHPKEALKEAAKILIHHFMLFSDEKIAIETVDTEGNEEFDEEVLHMRQLLKSKLADMDLSVRALNCLKAADVETLGELVKFNKNDLLKFRNFGKKSLTELDELLESLNLSFGMDITKYKLDKE; encoded by the coding sequence ATGGCGATATTAGCATTTCAAAAACCCGATAAAGTATTAATGTTGGAAGCGGACAATTTCTTCGGAAAGTTTGAATTTCGTCCGTTGGAACCCGGCTATGGTATTACCGTTGGTAATGCCTTGCGTCGTATTCTTCTGTCGTCTCTTGAAGGTTTTGCTATTACATCTATAAAGATTGATGGGGTGGAACATGAATTTGGTACTATTCCCGGAGTGATTGAGGATGTAACTAACATCATATTGAATCTGAAACAAGTAAGGTTCAAACATATTGTTGACGATATAGAGAATGAAAAAGTAAGTATTACTGTTTCGGGTTCCGAAGTGTTCAAAGCCGGAGATATCGGCAAACAGATGTCCGGATTCGAAGTTTTAAATCCTGATTTAGTTGTTTGTCATTTAGATCCAAGTGCAAGTTTTCAAATTGAATTAACTATCAATAAAGGTCGCGGATATGTTCCTGCCGATGAAAACAGAGATCCGAATGCAGATGTTCACACAATTGCTATCGACTCTATTTTTACACCGATCCGGAACGTTAAATATGCTATTGAAAACTTCCGTGTTGAACAGAAGACCGACTATGAAAAGTTGGTTCTTGAAATAGCAACCGATGGCTCGATTCATCCCAAAGAAGCATTAAAAGAGGCTGCAAAGATTCTTATCCATCATTTCATGTTGTTCTCTGACGAAAAGATCGCTATTGAGACAGTTGATACGGAAGGAAATGAAGAATTTGATGAAGAAGTTCTTCATATGCGCCAATTGCTTAAAAGCAAGTTAGCCGATATGGATCTATCTGTTCGTGCATTGAACTGCTTAAAGGCAGCAGATGTAGAAACATTAGGTGAATTGGTTAAATTCAATAAGAATGACTTGTTGAAGTTTAGAAATTTCGGTAAGAAGTCACTCACTGAGTTAGATGAATTACTGGAAAGTCTGAATCTGTCGTTCGGTATGGATATCACAAAGTATAAATTAGACAAAGAGTAA
- the rpsD gene encoding 30S ribosomal protein S4: MARYTGPKTRIARKFGEPIFGADKVLSKKNYPPGQHGNARKRKTSEYGIQLREKQKAKYTYGVLEKQFRNLFDKASRSKGITGEVLLQLLESRLDNVVFRLGIAPTRAAARQLVSHKHITVDGKVVNIPSYSLKPGQIVGVREKAKSLEIIADALSGFNHSKYPWIEWDASSMNGKLLHLPERADIPENIKEQLIVELYSK; the protein is encoded by the coding sequence ATGGCAAGATATACTGGACCAAAAACAAGAATTGCTCGTAAATTTGGTGAGCCTATTTTCGGTGCTGATAAGGTTCTTTCTAAAAAGAATTATCCTCCGGGACAACATGGTAATGCCAGAAAAAGAAAAACTTCTGAATACGGCATTCAGCTTCGTGAGAAGCAAAAAGCAAAATACACTTATGGTGTATTAGAAAAACAATTTAGAAATTTATTTGACAAAGCTTCTCGTAGTAAAGGTATTACAGGTGAAGTTCTGTTGCAGTTGCTCGAATCACGTTTGGATAATGTAGTGTTCCGTTTAGGAATTGCTCCTACTAGAGCTGCAGCTCGTCAGTTAGTATCTCATAAACATATTACTGTAGACGGTAAGGTTGTGAACATTCCTTCTTATTCTTTGAAGCCCGGTCAGATTGTGGGTGTAAGAGAAAAAGCAAAATCTTTAGAAATAATTGCTGATGCTTTGTCTGGTTTCAATCACAGCAAATATCCTTGGATTGAATGGGATGCATCTTCTATGAATGGGAAATTATTACATCTTCCTGAAAGAGCAGACATACCAGAAAATATTAAAGAGCAGTTGATCGTAGAATTGTATTCTAAATAA
- a CDS encoding DUF4907 domain-containing protein has translation MMTMNIKRIIGITCLLLLLFSILLPCVQYQLKTKPEDHLRLEVIPSGEGWGYQINADQKVMIKQPHIPGLSTVRPFATKQDAKVIGSLVLKRIRHQQDFTVTADDLKLYRIQ, from the coding sequence ATGATGACGATGAATATTAAAAGAATAATCGGGATCACTTGCCTCTTGCTTCTGCTGTTCTCGATTTTACTGCCTTGTGTGCAGTATCAGCTAAAAACAAAACCGGAGGACCACTTGCGCCTGGAGGTTATTCCATCCGGCGAAGGCTGGGGATATCAAATTAACGCAGATCAGAAGGTAATGATAAAACAACCGCATATTCCGGGGCTTTCTACCGTTCGGCCATTCGCTACAAAACAAGATGCAAAGGTTATCGGTTCACTGGTTCTTAAGCGAATCCGGCATCAACAGGATTTTACGGTAACGGCAGATGATTTAAAGTTGTACCGTATTCAATAA
- the infA gene encoding translation initiation factor IF-1 — translation MAKQSAIEQDGVIVEALSNAMFRVELENGHEITAHISGKMRMHYIKILPGDKVRVEMSPYDLTKGRIAFRYK, via the coding sequence ATGGCTAAACAATCAGCAATTGAACAAGATGGAGTCATTGTAGAAGCATTATCGAATGCTATGTTTCGGGTTGAATTGGAAAACGGGCATGAAATCACAGCTCATATTTCCGGTAAGATGCGGATGCATTATATTAAGATTCTTCCCGGTGATAAAGTTCGAGTTGAAATGTCGCCCTACGATTTGACGAAAGGTAGAATTGCTTTTAGATACAAATAA
- a CDS encoding DUF4270 family protein: MNRNVSIGIFILVVTTWFGSCRDEYNSLGKDLVETSFRNIYMDTGTVKITAVQIDSLETSGTDVLWVGRYIHPVWGTHTASGYTAYNCPTYSTDADAVVVFDSLMLNLVYNSSFTGDTTWLHKIDVHRLMEKIELNDNGYLYNNSSVLYDPEVIGSLTFKPRPVSGDTVKIRLSDQLGKDLLESFHARDLKVSADRFSEYFKGLAIVPDETVCQSFLAFSVGEASTILTLYYHTQSAFLDELTLTFTPVTSTQFNRVLQDRNGTPLENYPEKGAEVPSEELGNHSFLCGLTGWYSRLEFPYLNNILDQGKEVEIQKAHLLLYPEMGTYSDYNLLPDSIFLYIADENNVTTDAVKDYLGDEVQTGTLVSDKAFPENTYYYFDVTQFMQDELGAEGRNKHNLQLVFSSTEYTGTFRNMTFGDQHSPYPVQLQLTYKIYESY; the protein is encoded by the coding sequence ATGAACCGTAATGTTAGTATAGGCATATTCATTTTAGTGGTAACGACCTGGTTCGGAAGCTGCCGAGACGAATACAATTCTTTAGGGAAAGATTTGGTAGAGACATCTTTCCGTAATATATATATGGATACCGGCACGGTAAAAATAACTGCCGTACAAATAGATTCGTTGGAAACGTCGGGAACCGACGTACTTTGGGTAGGACGTTATATCCATCCTGTATGGGGAACTCATACCGCTTCGGGATACACAGCTTACAATTGTCCTACGTATAGCACGGATGCCGATGCGGTGGTCGTATTCGATTCATTAATGTTGAATCTCGTTTACAACTCTTCTTTCACCGGAGATACTACCTGGCTGCACAAAATAGATGTGCATCGCCTGATGGAAAAGATAGAACTGAACGACAATGGATATTTGTACAACAACTCTTCCGTACTTTATGACCCGGAAGTCATCGGCTCGCTCACCTTTAAACCCCGTCCGGTATCGGGTGATACGGTAAAGATCCGTCTTTCCGACCAACTGGGCAAAGATCTCTTGGAAAGTTTCCATGCACGCGACTTGAAAGTGTCTGCCGACCGTTTTTCCGAATACTTTAAAGGTTTGGCTATCGTGCCCGACGAAACCGTTTGCCAATCTTTCCTCGCTTTTTCCGTGGGAGAAGCTTCTACTATCTTAACTCTTTATTACCATACCCAATCGGCTTTTTTAGATGAGCTCACTTTAACCTTTACACCGGTTACTTCCACCCAGTTTAACCGGGTATTGCAAGACCGGAACGGAACTCCTTTGGAAAATTATCCGGAAAAAGGAGCAGAGGTACCTTCCGAAGAACTGGGAAACCATTCTTTCCTCTGCGGTCTTACGGGATGGTACAGCCGTTTGGAATTTCCTTATCTGAACAATATCCTGGATCAAGGGAAAGAGGTAGAGATTCAAAAAGCCCATCTTTTGCTTTATCCGGAAATGGGAACTTATTCCGATTATAACCTTTTGCCGGATAGTATTTTCCTTTATATCGCCGACGAAAATAATGTTACCACCGATGCGGTAAAAGATTATTTGGGAGATGAAGTGCAAACCGGCACGCTGGTAAGTGATAAGGCTTTTCCTGAAAATACGTATTATTATTTCGACGTTACTCAATTTATGCAAGATGAGCTGGGGGCGGAAGGCAGAAACAAACATAACCTGCAATTGGTCTTCTCGTCGACCGAGTATACCGGTACTTTCCGGAATATGACTTTTGGCGACCAGCACAGTCCTTATCCCGTCCAATTGCAATTAACTTATAAGATTTATGAGAGCTATTAA